The Poriferisphaera corsica DNA segment AAACTCAACATGAATGCCGTCGGCGTCAACCTCAACCAATACTGGGGTAAAGCAGAGTACTATGCCCCTTCAACCTCCGATTTCCTCGACGGCTCCGTCTCCGCTACCGTCAACTTCGATTCTTTCGAAGCACCTCTTGGCGCGCATTCCTCATACGTTGGCGTCACCGCTCGCACGCAAGCCTCCGGTAAATCCATTCAAGCAACCATCACCGCACAACGTATCGATCCCGCAACCTCGCCCGGCGTCAACGGCGAAGACACCTGGTACAACCTCTTCTTTAACGTCACAGGTACAGACATCAGTACACACTGGATCAACACCATGTCTCGCGCCAACGAAGTCTACACCGGCAAAAACCTCACCATTCAACTCGATCTAGCCGGCGATGACGTCTCCGTTTCGCTCATCATGGATAAATCAGGCGACTACGGCAGCACCTGGGAAGTCGAAACAAAAACACTCACCGGCAAAGTCACCGACGCAGACCTCCTGAACGCTGGTGCAGCGGGCATCCACATCAATCAAATCGGTGCACCCGGGTCACATCACATGTACGGTGCATTCACTAATTTCGAAGCAGTCATCCCAGAGCCCGCCTCACTCGCCCTTCTCGCCATCTCTGGCCTCGCGATGCTTCGTCGACGTCAATAACATCCATAACGCATAATCGCCTCTACACGCATGAAAGCTGTCCAACCAGGGCAGCTTTTTCTATAACCCATCATTTCCTATTGCAATCACAATCTAGTTGCCCCAATTTGCCTAATTTATAGTGCTGCACCTCAGTCGCACGGATATCACTACCAGTCATGGACTGTACACCTGCGCAACTAATGTACACGCCGTTATAGTCGTTGCAACTGTTACAACCCAATCTTTCACCCCTTGTTACGCGTACATCTTCCCCCTCTTAACACGCTTTAAATATTGTATTTACAGATATTTATTAGTAATGCTGTCTAATCGCTTCTCAGTGCTTGTTTTGAAACAATCAGCGCAACATCACCCCATATTTTTGATTCTTACATCCGTATTCGCCTTCGTCGCGCAACTTAAAGTTAATTAGATGCAACCTATACATACATTTACCTAGTTTTTAAAGGTTCGTCCTAGATTCCCCCATTCCTTCGTGTAATGTTGAACCATCTGACGCATAGAACACCTAAAAGCACTTCTGTTTTTTAGGTGATTAAAAGAATTTCTAAAATTCATTTTCTTTTCAAGAGAGGGAAACTAGATGACCAAGCTATCACAATCTTTCGCAGTTCTCGGCCTCGGTGCAGCACTTTGTGCAACAACTTACGCAGCAGATTTCACCGACGATTTCAGCACGTATGCAAACGGTGAACTCGAAGCTGTTTCCAACGGTGCATGGGTTTACAACGGCAATGTCCCACACGCAGCTGGCAACAAACTCTCCGTCGCAAACGGCGCAGTCAACACTAGCAGCATTTACTACAAAGCTGCTGGCTACAACGCCGCTTCAACTGCCGATTTCCTTAACGGCCGCGTCGAAGCTTCGTTCACACTCGATTCCATCACTGGTGGCGGCGGCGAAATCGCTATCACCGCTCGCGATCAAGGCGACAAGCGCATCCAGCTCTCCATGGTTGCTTCTAAAGTCGACCCGCCTGCAGAGTACGCAGACGATACCACCGACTGGTTCAACTTCACCATGTATGCCTACAACACCGACATCGCCTACTCATGGTGTGACACCATGTCCCGCGCTAACGATGTCTATGCTGGCAAAACATTCTCACTCTTCCTTGACCTCGATGGCGAAAATGTAACCGCTGGTTTTGTTCTCGATAAGTCCGGCGATTTCGGCGAAAACTGGACCGTTGCTGAACACATCTTCACCGGTACAACAGCCATCACCGATGCAGGCGCAGCAGGTATCTACGCGAACAACTGGGGTGCTCCAACAACACAACACCTCAACGCAGTTATGGATGAATTTAAAGTCACTGAAGTCGTACCAGAACCAGCATCACTCGCTATGCTCGGTCTTGGTGGCCTCGCGATGCTACGTCGCCGTAAATAATACGACGACACCCAGCGATACATCGATCAATGAATCGCACCAAACACAATATGTGTGATTGAATGCAATCAGATTAAGGGCTGCTCAAAGCAGCCCTTTTCTTTTGCGCTCATTCCATCACTCAACGAAATACACTTGTAATATCGTTATAAAAAAACCACACGGATTTTCACCATAAGCGTGCGGACAATGAGCTGGTTGGACAACATAAATTATTCTTTATCAGAAACCTCGGGCTTTTCCGCCGCTTCCACCTCAACAACTTCTTCTACGTTCTCGCTTTCACGACTTGGCAGCAACACAACATCTTCATTTTGAATCACGCCCAACGCATTCATTTGTTCAGCAATCAATTCATCCTTGCCCGCCATTCGTTCCGCTAACGAACTGCGTAATTCATTTAATTTGTTTTGTAGTCGCTCGATTTGTGTCTGCGTGATCTCGGTACGTATATCAAATAACTCATCCAGCGTGTCTTCCAGCATGCGTTCAGTTTGTATCGCCAATAGTTCATCCCCGACACTTAACGCTTCGCGGTACTTCACCGATAAACGATTCAATTCGCTGGTTAGACGGATATCCTCGACCCGCAGATCAAACAGGCCCGGATCATATCGTTTCATCTTCATAAACCATTCAAGCCGCGGAAATCGTTCCTGTAATATGCGGCCGACCTCACGTGGATCATACTGCAACTGCTCTTCTAACTCGATCCCCATCGGTGGATCAATCCGCTTAAGCACCTCAACCGCTTCCCTCACATCCTCAAGCTTCATCTCCGGCCGCATCTTTCGGCCGCTCAGTTCCCGCGTTCCCGCTTCCCCGCCCGGCCCCATCTTGCCGCCGTGCATACCACGCATCCCCTCACCATTTCGCATCCCCCTCCCGGCCCCGCGCTCGAGTCCGTTATTTCGCTTGCCCGCAGCGCTATCCTCATGCATCTCCCGCCGGGTCTCGTCATGGCCCGCATCTTGTGCGATCACATCACCACCAGTCCACACCAATCCCAGTGTGCTGATCATCCCTGCCCAAATGCATGCTTTAATTGTCCTTGATCGATCTTTCATCGTTTTACTCTAATCTTTTTGATCTTTCTCATAAACGCCCATTGTTAATTTTCTTCTAATGGATGATTAGGCTTATCTCTAATCAATCATTAGAAGTTAATTAAAAATAGTATGAATCCGCGTCCATCATTTCCTGCAACTGATAATCCAGCACAGCTAGCTCCATCGTCGTGTCTGTATCTGCAATTTTCTGTTCGGTCTGCATGGTATCTAGACGCATCGCGATCAGGTCGAGTTGCGAGTCGACGTACGAATCGTAACTCGTGTCATCCACACCATCGACATCAAAACGGACTTCTTCACGTAACGCCGGCACAGCCGCTAGCCTCGTATCAAGTGCGGCAAGCTTCTTCGCAACCGTTTCCGCATCAACCATTTGCACGCCATTTTGACCACCCATTTTCGGATCGGTTTGTGCGATTCCGGGTTGATCAGCAGGTTCTTTGAAATCGCTGACACTGGTTAAAGCCCAGATGATAGCACCTGCGCCGACGATTGCGATCACAGCAGCGATGCGGCGGAAGTACGTTAAATCAATACGACGTATGGTGTTAAGTTTTTGCTGTTCGAATTGAGGCATCGTCTGGCTAATGATCTGATCAGCCATGTTGGCAGGGACTTCAATCTGGCCCATCGCCTCATCGAGCAAGTCCTCCATCTGCAAGTCAGCCTGTAAGTCATATTCAGGTAAAGACATAGACTCGTCTTGTTCGTTCAGTTCTGGCGCATCATCTCTATCATCCGGGCGATTGACGCCAGACTCATCGGGAGGAGGGAACTGGTTTTTGTTTTCTTCATGGTCCATGATTTTGTCCAATCATCGTGTGGTTTCGTGTTTTTGCGATGTTGTAAGTCGTTAATTTACATTTAGTTAATCATCGGGTGAGTCGAGCAGTTGACGGAGTTTTTTGATTGCCCGATGTGAGCGGGCGAGTACTGTGCCGATGGGTTTTTCTTGCATTTCCGCGATTTGAGCGAAGCTAAGTCCTGCTGTGTGACGGAGATAGACAATTTCTTGATCGGCTTCGTTGAGTTGCTCGACGGCGGCTTTGAGGCGTTGAATTTGCTCGTCGCGGATGAGTTTATCTTCAGGACGTTGAGATTTAAGTGGTTTGAGGTTAATGAGTTGCGATTCATCGCCGGCCCATGTGGGGGCGCTAATTCCGTTGCTCATGGAGCCGTCATCCTGACGTGATGATGCGGCGGGGGACATGTCGGTGGGTCTGGCTTGTCGTTTTCGGCGTCGCATTTCATCGCGGAGGCGGTTGGTGGCGATGAGGAAGAGCCAGGATTCGAATCGGCCGCGTTCTTCGTAGCCCTGATTGTCAAGGAGTTTTTGGGCGATGGTGACGAAAGTGTCTTGCGTGATTTCTTCCGCTAACTCTTTGTCACGGCATTGCTTAAAGATCAGGCCGAACACGCGTGGTGAGTAGTTGCGCACCAGAGATGCCCATGCTGCGCCATCGCCCGCGGCCGCTTGCCGGAGCATCAGGTCCTGTGCATGCTGGTCGGCGGGTGATTGCGACGTATGCTCGGCCATTTGCATTCCTTGAGTAGAACGCCCAGCTGAAATGGTTATTGCAGGTGGGATCTATCTCATTTTCTATGGGTTTGCGGCGAAAGGGAAGTGCGACATTTGGAGAGGTGAGATGTGTGCGCACAAATATGCATGAAACAGTGGTCTTATGGGCCATAAGTGTATTATATATAATAGATTACGGCAATGCGTTCCCGGGATTGAGAAAATGTATTGTTTCATCGATTTTTGGCAAGGAATGGTCAGAAAGAGCCCAATTTTGATGAGAAAGGGTGAGATAAGCTCAGACTTTGGGAAGTTGAGGGTTCGGGGTGAGACGGAGGCTGCGCAGTATGCGCGCACAAAAGCGGATTTTGTGAAAGAGTCCGTGATCTAAGTGGCAGTGTTTCGTGATGTATGAATGGCATGGACTTGATGGAGCGATTCGAGAGATTCTGTCTATGTGAAGTGATTACGCGTTTTGAGATTGAAGCGTCGGGAGCGTGGTGGGAATGGAAGCAGTGTGACTGGAGATTGGCATGGCGAGGCGAGGATGAACATAGGAATTAGATGGTGCGTTAATCATCCGGGAAATGGAGAGGTGGTTAGGGGAGGGAAAGGGTGGGTGAGCAGGACGCGGGCTTTGAGGTTGGGGTGAGAGTTTACGTATTGATGCTGGGGCTTGTCCGATACGTATGTGTTGTATGAGTGGGGTCAGTCATTCATGAACTAACTAATCATTAGTTAGATTGAAAATTAATATTGTTAATCTTTTGGATTTTGAAGTGGGGATTGAATTGATTGCTTTAAGAATCTTGCGGGGGAGCATAAGTGCTATCGTTTTGTTCAGGGATTAGATGGTGTGTGCGGATTGTTTTTGAAAAGCGTTGTTGGTGGCGGGTATCGATGAGAATTGGATTGTTGAAGTACGCTTTATGCCTTATGTGGTCTATGCGATAAGAGTATGCATGTTGAGATGAGCAGGAATATTTAAAAGATTTAAGACTATTCTGGTTGTGTTGATTCGCGTCATAAAACGTTCGATAGAACAGAGGACGACACGGTTTTGATGCGTTCGGTCTATCCTGCTGAAAGTTATCCATGCTGTGTGTTGTTTTGTTTTAAGGGTGGGGATTGAGGAGAGAATCGGGATGGTGGGTCATGCTGGGAAGAAGCGGGGGAGGAGCCGGGGTTTGTGCGAGACCGGCATGCCTGTGTTGTGAATGTGATAGAGATATAGGGCAAGTTTCTATGAAATAACAGGGCTTGCGAAGGCTATCGCATGGATAGAACGAAGTGAAGGCTGCGTAAAGTGTGGCCACAAAGCTTGGAGCCAGGTATGTCGATACGTTTGAGATTGATCGGGATTGTGTTTGTTTTAGTGTTGTTGCAAGTCGTGACGATCGGCGCGACGTGGGTTGTGCTGCGGGGTCAGAAAGCGGATGGTTTGCAGATTAATCTCGCGGGTCGTCAGCGGATGTTAAGTCAGCGGATGACGAAGGAAGTCTTGATGTTGGTGGAGGCGAAGGATGAGAAAGCATTGGGTGCGGGTCGTGAGATGTTGGGGGGCACGATCAGCTTGTTTGATCGGACGTTGAATGCGCTGCGTGATGGTGGGGAGACATTGAATGGAAAGATGGAAGTGGCGGTGATACCGGCGGCGGAAGATGCGGGTGTGATTGCGGCTTTGGATGAGGGTAAGGCGATGTGGGGGCCGGTGTATGCGGGGCTGAAGGATTTGAGTGTGGGCGCGTATGAGGTAGATAGTGAGCAGGGGCGTATAGCGATTGATAAGGTTTTGGCTGAAAATATTGGATTGCTGAAGGTGATGAATAAGGCAACGGGCGCGTTCCAGAAGGCGAGTGAAGCGAAACAGGCAAAGCTCAATTGGATACAAGGGATTGCATTTTTGAGTGCGATGGGTTTGATGTGGTTGGCGTATTGGGTGGTGATGTCAGGTGTTGTGAAGCCGATCGGGGAGGTTGTGGCGAAGATCAAGGATATTGCGACGGGAAGTGGGGATTTGGGACAGCGCGTTGAGGTTCATAGTAAGGATGAGCTGGGTGAGCTGGCGAGTGAGTTTAACGAGCTGGTGAGGAAGTTTGAAGAGGTGGTGTTGACGGTGAACGAGTCGTCGGATGAGGTGGCGATGGTGGCGAGTGAGATCGCGCATAGCAGTGAAGAAATGATTGATGGGATGGGAAGACAAGGCGAACAGATTGGCCAGATTAATCGTGCGATGGATGAGATGACCCAAGCGGTGGTTGAGGTGGCAAGGAAGTCAGCGGAGGCGGCGGAGAACGCGTCGGTGTCGGGTGATTATGCGGAGGAAGGTGAGCGGGTTGTGGGCGAAACGATTGAGGGGATGAAGCAGATTTTTGATGTGGTTGAATCGGGAGCGGCGGGCGTGACGCAGTTGGGTGAGAAGAGTGAGCAGATTGGTGAGATTGTGAAGGTGATTAATGAGATTGCGGATCAGACGAACTTGTTGGCGCTGAATGCTGCGATTGAAGCGGCGAGGGCAGGGGAGCATGGTCGTGGGTTTGCGGTGGTGGCGGA contains these protein-coding regions:
- a CDS encoding PEP-CTERM sorting domain-containing protein; translation: MMIKNFTSCLTALGLAATCSLTAYAGSFSDSFDYVDDSWPWTSFEDANGGNWVYNTPASNGNKLNMNAVGVNLNQYWGKAEYYAPSTSDFLDGSVSATVNFDSFEAPLGAHSSYVGVTARTQASGKSIQATITAQRIDPATSPGVNGEDTWYNLFFNVTGTDISTHWINTMSRANEVYTGKNLTIQLDLAGDDVSVSLIMDKSGDYGSTWEVETKTLTGKVTDADLLNAGAAGIHINQIGAPGSHHMYGAFTNFEAVIPEPASLALLAISGLAMLRRRQ
- a CDS encoding PEP-CTERM sorting domain-containing protein; translation: MTKLSQSFAVLGLGAALCATTYAADFTDDFSTYANGELEAVSNGAWVYNGNVPHAAGNKLSVANGAVNTSSIYYKAAGYNAASTADFLNGRVEASFTLDSITGGGGEIAITARDQGDKRIQLSMVASKVDPPAEYADDTTDWFNFTMYAYNTDIAYSWCDTMSRANDVYAGKTFSLFLDLDGENVTAGFVLDKSGDFGENWTVAEHIFTGTTAITDAGAAGIYANNWGAPTTQHLNAVMDEFKVTEVVPEPASLAMLGLGGLAMLRRRK
- a CDS encoding RNA polymerase sigma factor, with the protein product MAEHTSQSPADQHAQDLMLRQAAAGDGAAWASLVRNYSPRVFGLIFKQCRDKELAEEITQDTFVTIAQKLLDNQGYEERGRFESWLFLIATNRLRDEMRRRKRQARPTDMSPAASSRQDDGSMSNGISAPTWAGDESQLINLKPLKSQRPEDKLIRDEQIQRLKAAVEQLNEADQEIVYLRHTAGLSFAQIAEMQEKPIGTVLARSHRAIKKLRQLLDSPDD
- a CDS encoding methyl-accepting chemotaxis protein; its protein translation is MSIRLRLIGIVFVLVLLQVVTIGATWVVLRGQKADGLQINLAGRQRMLSQRMTKEVLMLVEAKDEKALGAGREMLGGTISLFDRTLNALRDGGETLNGKMEVAVIPAAEDAGVIAALDEGKAMWGPVYAGLKDLSVGAYEVDSEQGRIAIDKVLAENIGLLKVMNKATGAFQKASEAKQAKLNWIQGIAFLSAMGLMWLAYWVVMSGVVKPIGEVVAKIKDIATGSGDLGQRVEVHSKDELGELASEFNELVRKFEEVVLTVNESSDEVAMVASEIAHSSEEMIDGMGRQGEQIGQINRAMDEMTQAVVEVARKSAEAAENASVSGDYAEEGERVVGETIEGMKQIFDVVESGAAGVTQLGEKSEQIGEIVKVINEIADQTNLLALNAAIEAARAGEHGRGFAVVADEVRKLADRTTVATDEIAGAIEMIQGQTEDAVRQMTAGTGQVEMGVEKAGQAGENLQKIVGSTHEVAGMIQSIAAAAEEQSASSEEVGRSVELITEASRETAEGANLTVQSVRQLSEKAAGLRATIENFGLHAKRHEEAA